Proteins found in one Plodia interpunctella isolate USDA-ARS_2022_Savannah chromosome 24, ilPloInte3.2, whole genome shotgun sequence genomic segment:
- the LOC128680517 gene encoding cytochrome P450 6B2-like yields MIPFILFFVTVITILYYYSTRTLRYWKNKNVKGPEPMALFGNYYEMARRRKFIGEISRDAYNQFPNEKVIGMYTMVTPILLVKDLDIIKQILIKDFDVFTDRGTDFSKDGLGANLFHADGDTWRVLRNYFTPLFTSGKLKNMTYLMTERADMFLEHIDKIVRDQPEQEVHKLIQKFTISSISACAFGIDMDIEQDHEFMKSITAFDKLIFDISYFIEIIMVYPDLMKKFNTSLFPKAIVNFFYDLVRKVVNDRKGVPIGRKDFMDLILELKQQGEIKGTRRSDEKELQLDFNEDVMAGQAFAFYVAGYETSATAMTFMLYELARNVNVQDKILAEIDEVLERHNGKITYDSISDLKYMEKAFDETLRMYPVLDSLQRRAQCDYKFPDLDLKIEKGQVIFISPLAIHRDPNNYPDPDRFDPERFNPENVRERHPCAYIPFGLGPRNCIGMRFAKVQSRVCMMRLLSKYRVEMSEKTPRQVKLSPLRLIASPYGGMPLKIVPRRQ; encoded by the exons atgattccatttattctgttttttgttactgtaattacaatattgtacTATTATTCTACAAGAACCCTTCGGTACTGGAAGAACAAAAATGTCAAAGGCCCAGAACCAATGGCGCTCTTCGGTAATTACTACGAAATggcaagaagaagaaaattcaTCGGTGAAATATCTAGGGACGCATACAACCAGTTTCCAAATGAAAAGGTAATTGGCATGTACACGATGGTAACTCCCATATTACTGGTCAAAGATCTTGATATTATCAAgcagattttgataaaagaCTTCGATGTATTCACGGATCGTGGAACTGATTTCAGTAAAGATGGCCTAGGTGCTAATCTATTCCACGCTGACGGAGACACGTGGAGAGTACTAAGAAACTATTTTACTCCACTTTTCACGTCTGGAAAATTAAAGAACATGACATATCTCATGACAGAGCGCGCTGATATGTTCTTGGAGCACATTGACAAAATTGTCCGTGACCAACCAGAGCAAGAAGTTCACAAacttattcagaaattcaCAATAAGCTCGATATCCGCTTGCGCTTTTGGTATAGACATGGATATTGAGCAAGATCATGAGTTTATGAAGAGTATCACAGCGTTTGATAAACTTATCTTTGATATAAGCTACTTCATCGAAATAATAATGGTGTATCCTGATCTTATGAAGAAATTTAACACATCCCTGTTCCCAAAAGCAATAGTAAACTTTTTCTATGATTTAGTCAGAAAAGTAGTGAACGACCGTAAAGGCGTACCTATCGGTAGGAAAGACTTTATGGACTTGATATTAGAATTGAAACAACAAGGGGAAATTAAGGGTACAAGACGAAGTGATGAAAAAGAGCTGCAACTAGATTTCAATGAAGATGTTATGGCCGGACAGGCATTCGCTTTCTACGTTGCTGGATATGAAACAAGTGCCACTGCTATGACTTTTATGTTATACGAATTAGCTCGCAATGTAAATGTCCAAGATAAAATCTTGGCAGAAATTGATGAAGTCCTCGAGAGACACAACGGAAAGATTACCTACGATTCTATTAGCGATCTAAAGTATATGGAAAAAGCTTTCGATGAGACGCTTCGTATGTATCCCGTTCTAGACTCGTTACAGAGGAGAGCTCAATGTGATTATAAATTCCCCGATTTAGATCTGAAAATTGAAAAGGgacaagttatatttatatctccGCTGGCCATTCATCGTGATCCGAACAACTACCCAGATCCCGACAGATTTGACCCTGAGAGGTTTAATCCAGAAAACGTTAGAGAAAGACATCCTTGCGCTTACATACCTTTCGGGCTTGGACCTAGAAACTGCATTG GTATGCGGTTCGCCAAAGTCCAGAGTCGCGTGTGCATGATGAGgcttttaagtaaatatcgGGTGGAAATGTCTGAAAAAACACCTAGACAGGTCAAACTCAGCCCGCTAAGGCTAATAGCTAGCCCGTATGGTGGGATGCCTTTGAAAATCGTTCCTAGAAGGCAATAA